TCTTTCATAAGGCACAAATTTTATATAGTTAAACCTTGTGCATCATGTATTGTCGGAAAAATGTCTGAATGGCAATTGTTTTTGACAGACTGTCCGCATACTCGTGTGATTACATACCTGAAATGACGGTTAAGTTGAAGTAGTTTTGTTTTTTAACAAGGCAAAAATCAGCGCATAGCAGCGTTCTGCAAACGATTTTTTAACGATGATAAAAAGCAAAAGAACAGAACCTGGGCCGTCAAGAGCAGGTGTGTTATAACACTCAACCACCGTGGCTATGCTTGCTCGGTTGGTATCCCGATAAAATCGGGATTCATGATACACTACAAATATGTTCAATAAAACTGGAAGCACCAAAACTTGCTGTCGGTGGCTGCAAACACGGGGGAATAGAGAAGATGCCGCTGGATTTTATTGTGGTTATAAACTAGCTTTCCTTCAACTCCACACAAACCAGTTTTTCGTTGTCGCGGGCCAGCAGTTTACCGTTGGCAAAAGCCATTGGCGACCAGGCCTGCGATTTTTCAGCGGTAAAAAACGAGGCTTTACCCACTTCTTTATAGCCTTCGGGTGTTGGCTCAATCAGGTGCAGGTCGCCGTTTTTACCATTTTGATTGATGAGCATTCCGTCAATCATAATAATAGAACCCAACTCGAAACCCGGTGTTGATTTTTCGGGCCAGCAGCGTTCGCCCTGCCAGTTTAAACACACCATTTCGTTTACCCGGCGGTTGTTATTCAGATAGATATGCTGGCCAATCACTAAGGGAGGGTGCATTTTGCAGCCCGCTTCTTCGTTGCGGAACAGCTCGTTAAAACGATAATTTTCACCATCGTTATTTACTTCCAGCAGAATGGTAACCGGGTCGTACCGATCTTTGTAGGCACAGGAGGTGAGCAGCAGGTGTTTATCGTCAACTGCTACCGGAGGAGCGATACAGGCAAAAGAGTCAAAACCTTTGTAGCTCCACAGTTCTTTTCCGGTTTTTACTTCAAAGGCCACCACTTCGTCGGTAGTAAAACCATCGCCTTTTACACACGAGCTGGTCATTATAACCTGCTCTACACCGCCGTAGTTGCCCAACACCGGCGACACATGAAAACGGTAACCGCTAAGGCGGCGACTTTCCCAAACTACTTCGCCACTGGTT
Above is a genomic segment from uncultured Draconibacterium sp. containing:
- a CDS encoding PQQ-binding-like beta-propeller repeat protein; this encodes MLNRLVLALLTLVVFSCSQQKENNWPQYLGPDRNATISDAGILRQWPESGPAKVWEFPLGPGYGGAAVFDGEVFVLDRIKGESDVLRCIDLETGAEKWKYSYEAKGELPYPGSRAVPVVDENYVWCVGPHGHFHCIDKKTQQAVWMQNLLSDYGGELNTWGFSVSPIVSGNLVIVSPQGETAGVVAYNKTSGEVVWESRRLSGYRFHVSPVLGNYGGVEQVIMTSSCVKGDGFTTDEVVAFEVKTGKELWSYKGFDSFACIAPPVAVDDKHLLLTSCAYKDRYDPVTILLEVNNDGENYRFNELFRNEEAGCKMHPPLVIGQHIYLNNNRRVNEMVCLNWQGERCWPEKSTPGFELGSIIMIDGMLINQNGKNGDLHLIEPTPEGYKEVGKASFFTAEKSQAWSPMAFANGKLLARDNEKLVCVELKES